The Hymenobacter sp. DG01 genome has a segment encoding these proteins:
- a CDS encoding sodium:proton antiporter, with amino-acid sequence MDVFTLLTLLIVVAATFAYLNSRFLKLPDAIGIMVVSLGFSLLLLGVGAVQPTWFALTRQAVAAIDFDRVLFDVMLSMLLFAGAFHTDAAQLRVERRSVMLFALAGTVLSTFLIGTGLYGISAWLGLGLAYPLCLLFGALISPTDPIAVLGILARFKLPESVKTNIVGESLFNDGVGVVVFATIYELVLGQELSVGGIGLLFLQEAGGGIIFGLVLGYILYRLLRSINHYQTEVLLTLAAVVGGYLLAQHLHVSGPLAMVVAGLLVGARGRQDAMSHQTEEYVDKFWELLDVVLNALLFVLIGIELLVIEFKAAYWLISALAVVLVLLARYAAVWLPYRLARRWLTLDSKAPLMMTWGGLRGGISVALALSISSEVPNKNLIVAITYAVVLFSVIGQGLTLERLIRRLYPTTQDAPEALAD; translated from the coding sequence ATGGATGTATTTACCCTGCTTACGCTGCTGATTGTGGTAGCGGCAACGTTTGCCTACCTCAACTCCCGGTTTCTGAAGCTACCCGATGCTATCGGCATCATGGTCGTGTCGTTGGGTTTCTCGCTGCTGTTGCTGGGGGTAGGCGCGGTGCAGCCGACGTGGTTTGCCCTGACCCGGCAGGCCGTGGCTGCTATTGATTTCGACCGGGTACTCTTCGATGTGATGCTGAGCATGCTGCTTTTCGCCGGCGCCTTCCACACCGATGCGGCCCAGTTGCGGGTGGAGCGGCGGTCGGTGATGCTTTTTGCCCTGGCCGGGACGGTGCTGAGCACCTTTCTCATTGGCACGGGCCTCTACGGGATAAGTGCCTGGCTGGGACTGGGCCTGGCTTATCCACTGTGCCTGCTGTTCGGGGCCCTGATTTCGCCCACCGACCCTATTGCGGTGCTTGGTATCCTGGCCCGCTTCAAGCTGCCCGAGAGCGTGAAAACCAACATCGTGGGCGAGTCGCTCTTCAACGATGGAGTAGGGGTAGTCGTTTTCGCTACTATTTATGAGTTGGTGCTGGGCCAGGAGCTGAGCGTGGGAGGCATCGGGCTGCTATTTCTACAGGAAGCCGGCGGGGGCATCATATTCGGACTGGTACTGGGCTATATTCTTTACCGTCTGCTACGCTCTATTAACCACTACCAAACCGAGGTGCTGCTCACGCTGGCGGCCGTGGTGGGCGGCTACCTGCTGGCCCAGCACCTGCATGTGTCGGGGCCGCTGGCCATGGTAGTGGCGGGCCTGCTGGTGGGCGCCCGGGGCCGGCAGGATGCCATGAGCCATCAGACAGAGGAGTACGTGGACAAATTCTGGGAGCTGCTCGATGTGGTGCTCAATGCGCTTTTGTTTGTGCTCATCGGCATCGAGCTGCTGGTCATTGAGTTTAAGGCAGCTTACTGGCTTATCAGCGCATTGGCTGTAGTGCTGGTGCTGCTAGCTCGCTACGCTGCCGTGTGGCTGCCGTACCGGCTGGCCCGCCGCTGGCTCACCCTCGATAGCAAAGCCCCGCTGATGATGACCTGGGGCGGATTGCGCGGGGGTATTTCGGTGGCGCTAGCCTTGTCCATCAGCAGCGAGGTGCCCAACAAAAACCTTATCGTGGCTATTACTTACGCCGTGGTGCTGTTCTCGGTCATCGGGCAGGGCCTCACGCTGGAGCGCCTGATCCGGCGCCTGTACCCCACTACCCAGGACGCTCCGGAGGCGTTGGCTGATTAA
- a CDS encoding LysR substrate-binding domain-containing protein, which translates to MPDFRLRVFQSVARHLSFTKAAQELYITQPAITKHIRELERTYGQRLFERRGNRVSLTEAGTLLLSHADEVAQLHQQLTEQLHNLHGEAAGRLRLGASTTLTQYVLPGILPGFQKRYPQVELTLLNGNSEQIAEAILSGQLDLGFVEGRSKSRDLHYEPLLADELVAVRKATPAGPPPVPMPLAEAVAHPLVLRERGSGTLEVLEFALRERKIKLTDLRVAFYFDNTEAIKSYLEAAPEALGFVSRRALARELEAGLLEIVPIQDLQLPRSFEALWVQGQPLPRAAERFLRYAHQQYNFK; encoded by the coding sequence ATGCCCGATTTTCGTTTGCGCGTTTTTCAGTCGGTAGCCCGGCACCTAAGCTTTACCAAGGCAGCGCAGGAGCTTTACATTACCCAGCCCGCCATTACCAAGCACATCCGGGAGCTGGAGCGCACCTACGGGCAGCGCCTGTTTGAGCGGCGCGGCAACCGCGTGAGCCTCACCGAAGCCGGCACCCTGCTCCTGTCCCACGCCGACGAGGTAGCTCAGCTGCACCAGCAGCTCACGGAGCAGCTGCACAACCTGCACGGCGAAGCGGCCGGCCGTCTGCGCCTGGGCGCCAGCACCACTCTCACCCAGTACGTGCTGCCCGGTATTCTGCCCGGCTTCCAGAAACGCTACCCCCAGGTAGAGCTGACCCTGCTCAACGGCAACTCCGAGCAAATTGCCGAAGCCATCCTCAGCGGCCAGCTCGACCTCGGTTTCGTGGAGGGCCGCTCCAAAAGCCGCGACCTGCACTACGAGCCCCTGCTGGCCGATGAGTTGGTGGCGGTGCGCAAGGCCACCCCTGCCGGTCCGCCTCCGGTGCCCATGCCCCTGGCCGAGGCCGTAGCCCACCCGCTGGTGCTGCGGGAGCGGGGCTCAGGCACGCTGGAGGTACTGGAATTCGCCCTGCGCGAGCGAAAAATCAAGCTCACCGACCTGCGCGTAGCCTTTTACTTTGATAACACCGAGGCCATCAAATCCTACCTCGAAGCCGCGCCCGAAGCCCTGGGGTTTGTGTCGAGGCGGGCCCTGGCGCGGGAGCTGGAAGCAGGCTTGCTGGAGATAGTACCCATTCAGGACCTGCAGCTGCCGCGCAGCTTCGAGGCGCTGTGGGTGCAGGGCCAACCCTTGCCCAGGGCTGCCGAGCGTTTTCTGCGCTACGCACACCAACAGTATAACTTTAAGTAA
- a CDS encoding YeiH family protein produces MKTTRPVSHLSAFVDAPEPHPQALQTPPTPTLVGATPAPAANRSGRLPQVVFVMLLGFCLTPWATPPVALALGLVLAQTVGNPFLAQTRKLTAKLLQYSVIGLGFGMNAQAAVQAGQQGLLFTVASIAGTLGLGYVAGRWLGLGRHITHLISCGTAICGGSAIAAVGPVLRAKEEEMSVALATVFVLNAMALFAFPVVGHALSMTQNQFGLWCAIAIHDTSSVVGAAAAYGEQALQVATTVKLARALWIIPVALGTALVFRQKDVKVKIPYFILGFIGAMLLNTYVPATHVVAPYLVQLAKLGLTVTLFFIGAGLSMRAVKAVGPKPFILGSGLWLVVSLVSLYVILHSL; encoded by the coding sequence ATGAAAACCACCCGCCCCGTTAGCCACCTCTCGGCCTTCGTTGATGCTCCCGAGCCGCATCCGCAGGCCTTGCAAACCCCGCCTACTCCAACGCTGGTAGGTGCTACCCCCGCTCCGGCGGCCAACCGCTCCGGGCGCTTGCCTCAGGTGGTGTTTGTCATGCTGCTGGGTTTCTGCCTTACGCCCTGGGCGACGCCACCGGTGGCTTTGGCGCTGGGCCTGGTGCTGGCGCAAACGGTGGGAAATCCGTTTCTGGCGCAAACCCGCAAGCTCACGGCCAAGCTTCTGCAATACTCGGTTATCGGGTTGGGCTTTGGCATGAACGCGCAAGCGGCCGTGCAGGCGGGCCAGCAAGGGCTGCTGTTTACGGTAGCTTCCATTGCCGGCACCCTCGGGCTGGGCTACGTGGCCGGCCGCTGGCTGGGGCTGGGCCGCCACATCACCCACCTGATTTCCTGCGGTACCGCCATCTGTGGGGGCTCGGCCATTGCGGCGGTGGGGCCGGTGCTGCGGGCCAAGGAAGAGGAAATGTCGGTGGCGCTGGCCACGGTGTTCGTGCTCAATGCTATGGCCTTGTTCGCGTTTCCGGTGGTAGGGCACGCGCTCAGCATGACCCAGAACCAGTTTGGCCTGTGGTGCGCCATTGCCATTCACGATACCAGCTCGGTAGTCGGAGCTGCCGCCGCCTACGGTGAGCAGGCCCTGCAGGTAGCTACCACCGTGAAGCTGGCCCGCGCCCTCTGGATTATTCCGGTGGCGCTCGGTACGGCGCTGGTGTTCCGGCAGAAGGATGTGAAAGTCAAGATTCCCTACTTCATTCTGGGCTTTATCGGGGCCATGCTCCTGAACACCTACGTGCCAGCTACGCATGTGGTAGCGCCCTACCTGGTGCAGCTGGCCAAGCTGGGCCTCACCGTTACCCTGTTCTTCATTGGGGCGGGCCTCTCCATGCGGGCGGTGAAAGCCGTCGGGCCGAAGCCTTTCATCCTGGGTAGCGGGCTGTGGCTGGTAGTTTCCCTGGTTTCGCTCTACGTTATTCTGCATAGCCTGTAA
- a CDS encoding MFS transporter: protein MNHLVLRESAGLRYFTFFYLYVMQGIPAGFGLTAVVNYLIGQGLDSAAVASFSAAVGLPWTLQFVWGPLIDKYQESIIGQRKHWVVLTQLLAAVASLALLLVHDPAAQLRLMLLAFVVHSVFASVQDASVDAIAIAVVPEAERGRVNAFMRGGFLLGSSLGAAGLSWMLHRYGFFQAALAQSVALLAFTVLTFFIRLERTDRLVPRFGALPPGARRNADNPPVAWLFRELLRAITEPRTLRLFGIIALAYLCFGVFGWAYSYHLIQKLGWPDADVSILQGSWGSAATLCLIVAGGVLADRLGAARLQRQVLLVLGCFLVVFCGLSFWWHYRPVATLGLLIWNLADPSLSVAAMPLLMALCRPRIEGSQFTTYMALVNLCGVSGSYITGWALRVVSAPVLGLGCGVVVLGLWAVLRRQGRAVRPAKVRAVS from the coding sequence GTGAATCATCTTGTCCTGCGTGAGAGTGCCGGCCTGCGGTACTTTACCTTTTTCTACCTCTATGTAATGCAGGGCATCCCGGCGGGCTTCGGGCTGACGGCCGTGGTAAACTACCTGATCGGGCAGGGGCTGGATTCGGCTGCGGTGGCTTCCTTTTCGGCGGCGGTGGGCTTGCCCTGGACCCTGCAGTTCGTGTGGGGCCCACTGATTGACAAGTATCAGGAATCCATCATTGGGCAGCGCAAGCACTGGGTGGTGCTCACGCAGCTGCTGGCTGCTGTGGCCTCGTTGGCGCTGCTGCTAGTCCATGACCCCGCCGCCCAGCTCCGGCTAATGCTGCTGGCCTTTGTGGTGCACAGTGTCTTCGCCTCCGTTCAGGATGCCAGCGTGGATGCCATTGCCATTGCGGTGGTTCCGGAGGCGGAGCGGGGTAGGGTAAATGCCTTTATGCGCGGGGGCTTTCTGCTGGGTTCCTCACTGGGGGCGGCCGGGCTGTCGTGGATGCTGCACCGCTATGGGTTTTTTCAGGCCGCGCTGGCGCAGTCGGTGGCGCTACTGGCTTTCACGGTGCTCACCTTCTTTATCCGGCTGGAGCGCACTGATCGGCTGGTGCCGCGCTTCGGGGCCCTACCCCCCGGCGCCCGCCGCAACGCCGATAACCCCCCGGTGGCCTGGCTGTTTCGGGAGTTGCTGCGCGCCATCACGGAGCCGCGCACCCTGCGCCTGTTTGGCATCATTGCCTTGGCCTACTTGTGCTTTGGGGTGTTCGGCTGGGCCTATTCCTATCACCTTATCCAGAAGCTGGGCTGGCCCGACGCCGACGTATCTATTCTGCAGGGCAGCTGGGGCAGCGCGGCCACGCTGTGCCTGATTGTGGCCGGGGGCGTGCTGGCCGACCGCCTTGGGGCCGCCCGGCTGCAGCGGCAGGTGCTGCTGGTACTGGGGTGTTTTCTGGTGGTGTTCTGCGGCCTGAGCTTCTGGTGGCACTACCGGCCGGTGGCTACCCTGGGGCTGCTGATCTGGAACCTCGCCGACCCCAGCCTGAGCGTGGCGGCCATGCCCCTGCTCATGGCCCTGTGCCGCCCCCGCATCGAAGGCTCGCAGTTTACTACCTACATGGCCCTGGTAAACCTGTGCGGAGTCAGTGGCTCCTACATCACGGGCTGGGCCCTGCGGGTGGTGTCGGCGCCGGTATTGGGGCTGGGGTGTGGGGTAGTGGTGCTGGGCCTCTGGGCCGTGCTGCGCCGCCAGGGGCGGGCCGTGCGGCCCGCTAAAGTCAGGGCGGTTTCCTAG
- a CDS encoding S9 family peptidase, producing the protein MKRPFLTALALLPLAAAAQQSSVYTPELLWKLGRLGEMQVSPDRKTVAYTVTRYNLGENKGNTDIWVVPVAGGAARQLTNTPGSESTLNWRPDGKLTFLSGEGGTEQLYVMNADGSGKQKLSEFPDEGLANLKYAPTGKFILYTQDVKTGKSVQDWYPDLPKADARIIDDLNYRHWNVWDDYKSSHVFFQPLGDDGKPTGYGKDVMPGERFDAPLAPLGGSEQLAFSPDGYRLAYTSRKLYGKAEAESTNSDIYLYDIREGKTQNLSEGLGGYDVEPVFSPDGTKVAWLSMATPGFESDRNGIVVYDFKTKKREDITKGSEQSAANIRWSPDGKTIYFLSVLEGTEQLFSIPSKGGKLKQLTKGAQNYNSFELAGPDAAIANKTTQAQPADLVRLDLKTGRETSLTRINEQELAGVQPGKTEARWVRTTDGKQMQVYVIYPPDFDPSKKYPTLLYCQGGPQSPITQSFSYRWNFQLLAANGYIVVAPNRRGLPGFGTEWNNSISGDWGGQPIRDYLSAIDAVSQEPYVDKDRRGCVGASYGGYSVYYLAGNHEGRFKTFIAHAGLYNLTSWYPSTEEMFFAKHDMGGAPWDVLMHRPPHKAYTHFNPQLFARNWDTPMLVIHGGKDFRVPEGQGMEAFGTAQLRGIPSRFLYFPNEGHWISKPQNSVLWNRVFFDWLARTLKPEGQAAK; encoded by the coding sequence ATGAAAAGACCTTTCCTGACTGCGCTGGCGTTGTTGCCGCTGGCCGCAGCCGCTCAACAAAGTTCCGTGTACACCCCCGAGCTACTCTGGAAGCTGGGCCGCCTGGGCGAAATGCAGGTGTCGCCGGACCGCAAAACGGTGGCCTACACCGTAACGCGCTACAACCTCGGCGAAAACAAAGGCAACACCGATATCTGGGTGGTGCCGGTAGCGGGCGGCGCGGCCCGTCAACTCACCAACACGCCGGGTTCGGAAAGCACCCTAAACTGGCGGCCCGATGGCAAGCTGACCTTTCTCTCCGGCGAAGGCGGCACGGAGCAGCTCTACGTGATGAATGCCGACGGCTCGGGCAAGCAGAAGCTCAGCGAGTTTCCCGACGAGGGGCTGGCTAACCTGAAATACGCGCCCACCGGCAAGTTTATCCTCTACACCCAGGATGTGAAAACCGGCAAGTCGGTGCAGGACTGGTACCCCGACCTGCCCAAGGCCGACGCCCGCATCATCGACGACCTGAACTACCGCCACTGGAACGTGTGGGACGATTATAAGTCGAGCCACGTTTTCTTTCAGCCCCTCGGCGATGATGGCAAGCCCACCGGCTACGGCAAGGATGTGATGCCCGGCGAGCGGTTTGACGCGCCCCTGGCCCCGCTGGGCGGCTCCGAGCAGCTGGCATTTTCACCCGATGGCTACCGGCTGGCCTACACCTCGCGCAAGCTCTACGGCAAGGCCGAGGCCGAAAGCACCAATTCTGATATCTACCTCTACGACATCCGGGAGGGCAAAACTCAGAACCTGAGTGAGGGCCTGGGCGGCTACGATGTGGAGCCCGTTTTCTCGCCCGATGGCACCAAGGTAGCGTGGCTGAGCATGGCTACCCCCGGCTTCGAGTCGGACCGCAACGGCATTGTGGTGTATGACTTCAAGACGAAAAAGCGCGAGGACATTACGAAAGGCTCGGAGCAATCGGCGGCCAACATCCGTTGGAGCCCAGATGGCAAGACCATCTACTTCCTGAGCGTGCTGGAAGGTACTGAGCAGCTGTTCTCCATCCCGAGCAAGGGCGGCAAGCTGAAACAGCTGACCAAAGGAGCCCAGAACTACAACAGCTTCGAGCTGGCCGGTCCGGACGCGGCCATTGCCAATAAAACCACCCAGGCCCAGCCCGCCGACCTCGTGCGCCTCGACCTGAAAACCGGCCGCGAAACCTCGCTCACCCGCATCAATGAGCAGGAGCTGGCGGGCGTTCAACCCGGCAAAACGGAAGCCCGCTGGGTGCGCACCACCGACGGCAAGCAAATGCAGGTGTACGTTATCTACCCACCCGATTTCGACCCCAGCAAAAAGTACCCTACCCTGCTCTACTGCCAGGGCGGGCCGCAAAGTCCCATCACCCAGAGCTTCTCGTACCGCTGGAACTTCCAGCTGCTGGCGGCCAACGGCTACATTGTGGTGGCCCCGAACCGCCGCGGCCTGCCGGGCTTCGGCACGGAGTGGAATAACAGCATTTCGGGCGACTGGGGCGGGCAGCCCATCCGCGACTACCTCTCGGCCATTGACGCTGTGAGCCAGGAGCCCTACGTGGACAAGGACCGCCGTGGCTGCGTGGGCGCCTCCTACGGTGGCTATTCGGTGTACTACCTCGCGGGTAATCACGAAGGCCGCTTCAAGACTTTTATTGCACACGCCGGCCTCTACAACCTCACCAGCTGGTACCCCAGCACGGAGGAAATGTTCTTCGCCAAGCACGATATGGGCGGCGCGCCCTGGGATGTGCTGATGCACAGGCCGCCCCACAAAGCTTACACCCACTTCAACCCGCAGCTTTTCGCGAGAAACTGGGATACGCCCATGCTGGTGATTCATGGCGGTAAGGATTTCCGGGTGCCCGAAGGCCAAGGAATGGAAGCTTTTGGCACCGCCCAGCTGCGTGGCATCCCCAGCCGCTTCCTGTACTTTCCCAACGAAGGCCACTGGATCAGCAAGCCCCAGAACTCGGTGCTCTGGAACCGCGTGTTCTTCGACTGGCTGGCCCGTACTCTGAAGCCCGAGGGACAAGCAGCTAAGTAG
- a CDS encoding FUSC family membrane protein, with the protein MNERVRSFQYFFTSQEFSDGLRTTLSILLPGLVLGLLGHLTEGLTVSLGAVCVSLTDTPGPVVHKRNGMLAATCLIGLMAAITGFLHPYPWLLSLEVVLCSFAFTMLLVYGNRAGAVGTAGLLVIILMLERPLKPEEVLPYAGMVVAGGLWYLSVTMLLYTLRPYRPAQQALGDCIRTIADFLRLKAEFYRTGTNLEADYRRLVTQQVTVSEKQDAVRELLFKTRQTIKESTGTGRRLVLTFVDVVDLYEQITITYHDYAALHQRFEATGVLDLIAREIEEHAAELENIGFAIQANHGYTSRRNLLAGLEKIKARIDTLEDPARPGHTLMLKKILVNLRNLSQRLQDIRAYFDANAPAPSGRELEFGRFVGHQSFDLKQLRDHLTLQSGIFRHSVRMFVACSVGLLLTRVLSGHHSYWVIMTITYMLKPAFSLTKERNVQRVLGTLAGGALGAAVLWLIPDHRILLGLMVLFMLISYSLVRINYLVTVTFMTPFILILFSFLGLGYVQVVEERVFDTVLGCLIAFSTGYLLFPNWESGQLHDYLKAVLRANLHYLRTLQETLTGSPVALLDYKLARKDVYVSSANLGAAFQRMMSEPRAKQHRPTEVHEFVVLNHILSSNVAAITSAVLAGELEPRLPLASLKALRQAQQALHRSLRRLDPQEPETTPTEPAVPTPPAVPDAQLIEQLEFIQKVSSDINKVTEAVLK; encoded by the coding sequence ATGAACGAACGGGTCCGTTCCTTTCAGTACTTCTTTACCAGTCAGGAATTTTCGGATGGTCTGCGGACCACGCTTTCCATTCTGTTGCCTGGCCTGGTGCTGGGGCTGCTGGGGCACCTCACCGAGGGCCTGACCGTATCGTTGGGGGCCGTGTGCGTCAGCCTGACGGATACGCCCGGCCCCGTGGTGCACAAGCGCAACGGCATGCTGGCGGCCACCTGCCTGATTGGGCTGATGGCCGCCATTACGGGCTTTCTGCACCCTTATCCCTGGCTGCTGAGTCTGGAGGTAGTGCTGTGCAGCTTCGCGTTTACCATGCTGCTGGTGTACGGCAACCGGGCCGGCGCCGTGGGCACGGCGGGTTTGCTGGTTATTATTCTGATGCTGGAGCGGCCGCTTAAGCCCGAGGAGGTGCTGCCCTACGCCGGGATGGTAGTGGCCGGCGGCCTTTGGTACCTGAGCGTAACCATGCTGCTCTACACCCTGCGGCCTTACCGCCCGGCCCAGCAGGCCCTCGGCGACTGTATCCGGACTATTGCCGATTTCCTGCGCCTGAAGGCCGAGTTCTACCGCACCGGCACCAACCTGGAGGCCGACTACCGCCGCCTGGTAACCCAGCAGGTAACCGTGAGCGAGAAGCAGGATGCCGTGCGCGAGCTGCTGTTCAAAACCCGCCAGACCATCAAGGAATCGACCGGGACGGGGCGCCGGCTGGTGCTCACGTTCGTGGATGTGGTGGACCTCTACGAGCAAATAACCATTACCTACCACGACTACGCCGCCCTGCACCAGCGCTTCGAGGCTACCGGCGTGCTCGACCTGATAGCCCGGGAAATTGAGGAGCACGCCGCCGAGCTGGAAAACATCGGCTTCGCCATTCAGGCCAACCACGGCTACACCTCCCGGCGTAACCTGCTGGCGGGGCTGGAGAAAATAAAGGCCCGGATTGATACCCTGGAGGACCCGGCCCGGCCCGGCCATACCCTCATGCTCAAGAAGATTCTGGTAAACCTGCGCAACCTCAGCCAGCGCCTCCAGGACATTCGGGCCTACTTCGATGCCAATGCCCCGGCCCCCTCCGGGCGGGAGCTGGAGTTTGGGCGCTTTGTGGGCCACCAGAGTTTCGACCTCAAGCAGCTGCGCGACCACCTGACGCTGCAGTCGGGCATTTTCCGGCACTCGGTGCGCATGTTTGTGGCCTGCTCCGTGGGCCTGCTTCTTACGCGGGTGCTGTCGGGCCACCACAGCTACTGGGTTATCATGACGATAACCTACATGCTGAAGCCCGCCTTCAGCTTGACCAAGGAGCGCAACGTGCAGCGTGTGCTGGGCACCCTGGCCGGCGGAGCCCTGGGCGCGGCCGTGCTCTGGCTGATTCCTGACCACCGCATTCTGCTGGGCCTGATGGTGCTGTTCATGCTGATTTCCTACAGTCTGGTCCGCATCAACTACCTCGTCACGGTTACGTTCATGACTCCCTTCATCCTGATTCTGTTCAGCTTTCTGGGGCTGGGCTACGTGCAGGTAGTGGAGGAACGAGTGTTCGATACGGTGCTGGGCTGTCTGATTGCTTTTTCCACGGGCTATTTGCTGTTCCCTAACTGGGAATCGGGCCAACTGCACGACTACCTCAAGGCCGTGCTGCGGGCCAACCTCCACTACCTGCGCACCTTGCAGGAAACCCTTACCGGCTCGCCGGTGGCCTTGCTGGACTATAAGCTGGCCCGGAAAGACGTGTATGTGAGCTCAGCTAACCTGGGGGCGGCGTTTCAGCGCATGATGTCGGAGCCGCGGGCCAAGCAGCACCGGCCCACCGAGGTGCACGAGTTCGTAGTGCTCAACCATATTCTGTCGTCGAACGTGGCGGCCATTACCTCCGCCGTGCTGGCCGGCGAGCTGGAGCCCCGCCTACCCCTGGCCAGCTTGAAAGCCTTGCGCCAGGCCCAGCAGGCCCTGCACCGCAGCCTCCGCCGCCTCGATCCGCAGGAGCCCGAAACTACTCCCACCGAGCCCGCCGTGCCTACCCCGCCCGCCGTGCCCGATGCCCAGCTGATCGAGCAGCTAGAGTTTATCCAGAAAGTCAGCAGTGACATTAACAAGGTGACGGAAGCCGTGCTGAAGTAG
- a CDS encoding 7TM diverse intracellular signaling domain-containing protein, which translates to MWLRLLILFLLSGWLLAVPGRAAAPPGPLRDTLLLKDPKGAHISEAYRYYTEPFTEPVNPEQVEAQWRAGKFRAGPWHKPLNLGLRHERVWLRLTVRNTDTLRLRFLWSIFNFTDSAALYCRRQGEATFRQLGAASSWVPAAGRAYPARSLSFPFALAPQETAVLYLRIDLHAGALYLPTYIETAEHFLAWEMNFPFERHWVWLLGFYLGSALFNLVLFTFLRDKIHVWYVAYVACVTVFLMMEDGLDAMLLPTAPYQLLWTIGQFNFLVLAAAAGIRIMQLFVRLRTGWPRLHQLGSGLAGLAVLFVALYAALAPWAVRHSLAFLQVLNIGREVLLLGLFAYGWVTLLLVARSRSRRSLAAYYALTYLFFFTGFAIFWSNHVGLSSFNPVYPNPLAWGLFLELLVLSGLLTGRFRHTLRQNARLRIRQLRQRNAQGARLIAAQEEERKQLARELHDAIGPNLAALHFAWQGPALRQALASSPEAATAGRQTELLLRHLTDEVRTFSHTLLPAEPGTGTLREAMATLTELLNLYGGPAVHLQAPASLDELPTALQQVAYRIAAELLNNAVRHASATTVQVELQRLPAALHIRVQDNGRGFDQSKTASGIGLRGVQARVDYLRGQMSVDSTAAGTCITVKVPC; encoded by the coding sequence ATGTGGCTCCGTCTTCTGATACTTTTTCTGCTGAGCGGCTGGCTGCTGGCCGTACCCGGCCGGGCCGCGGCCCCACCCGGCCCCCTGCGCGACACCCTGCTTCTGAAGGACCCGAAAGGCGCCCATATTTCGGAGGCCTACCGCTACTACACCGAGCCTTTTACGGAGCCGGTAAACCCGGAGCAGGTGGAGGCCCAGTGGCGGGCCGGCAAGTTCCGGGCCGGACCCTGGCACAAACCCCTGAACCTGGGCCTGCGCCACGAGCGGGTATGGCTGCGCCTGACGGTGCGCAACACCGATACCCTGCGTCTGCGCTTTCTATGGAGCATCTTCAACTTCACGGATAGCGCCGCCTTGTACTGCCGGCGTCAGGGCGAAGCCACTTTCCGGCAACTGGGGGCGGCCAGCTCCTGGGTACCGGCCGCCGGGCGGGCCTACCCGGCCCGGTCCCTAAGCTTTCCGTTTGCCCTGGCGCCCCAGGAAACGGCCGTCCTTTATCTGCGCATTGATCTGCACGCCGGGGCCCTGTATCTGCCTACCTACATTGAAACGGCCGAGCACTTCCTGGCCTGGGAGATGAACTTCCCGTTTGAGCGGCACTGGGTCTGGCTGCTGGGTTTTTACCTGGGTAGCGCCCTGTTCAACCTGGTCCTGTTTACCTTCCTGCGCGACAAAATTCATGTGTGGTACGTGGCCTACGTGGCGTGCGTAACGGTGTTTCTGATGATGGAAGATGGCCTGGACGCCATGCTGCTGCCCACGGCCCCCTACCAGCTGCTCTGGACGATAGGGCAGTTCAACTTTCTGGTGCTGGCCGCCGCCGCCGGCATCCGGATTATGCAGCTGTTCGTGCGGCTGCGCACCGGCTGGCCCCGCTTGCACCAGTTGGGCAGCGGCCTGGCGGGCCTGGCCGTGCTGTTTGTGGCGCTGTACGCGGCCCTGGCTCCGTGGGCCGTGCGCCACAGCCTGGCTTTTCTGCAGGTGCTGAATATCGGGCGCGAGGTACTGCTGCTGGGCCTGTTCGCCTACGGGTGGGTTACCCTGCTGCTAGTGGCCCGCTCCCGGTCCCGGCGGAGTCTGGCCGCGTACTACGCGCTTACCTACCTGTTCTTCTTCACGGGCTTTGCCATTTTCTGGAGCAACCACGTAGGGCTGAGCAGCTTCAACCCCGTTTATCCTAATCCGCTGGCCTGGGGGTTGTTTCTGGAGCTGCTGGTGCTGAGCGGGCTGCTGACGGGCCGCTTCCGCCACACCCTGCGCCAGAATGCCCGCCTGCGCATCCGGCAGCTGCGCCAGCGCAACGCCCAGGGCGCCCGCCTGATTGCCGCCCAGGAAGAAGAACGAAAGCAGCTGGCCCGGGAGCTGCACGATGCCATCGGGCCCAACCTGGCGGCCCTGCACTTCGCCTGGCAGGGCCCGGCCCTGCGCCAGGCCCTGGCTTCCTCGCCGGAAGCTGCCACGGCGGGCCGCCAGACGGAGCTGCTGCTGCGCCACCTCACCGACGAGGTGCGCACCTTTAGCCATACCCTGCTTCCGGCCGAGCCGGGCACCGGTACTCTGCGCGAGGCTATGGCTACCCTAACGGAGCTGCTCAACCTCTACGGTGGCCCCGCGGTGCACCTGCAGGCCCCTGCTTCTTTAGATGAGCTACCCACGGCTCTGCAACAGGTAGCCTACCGCATCGCCGCCGAGTTGCTCAACAACGCCGTGCGCCACGCCAGCGCTACCACGGTGCAGGTGGAGCTGCAGCGTCTGCCCGCCGCCCTGCACATTCGGGTGCAGGACAATGGCCGGGGCTTCGACCAGAGCAAGACAGCCAGTGGCATTGGCCTGCGCGGGGTGCAGGCCCGCGTTGACTACCTGCGGGGGCAAATGAGCGTGGATAGCACGGCCGCAGGCACCTGCATTACCGTGAAAGTGCCCTGCTAG